From the genome of Nicotiana sylvestris chromosome 2, ASM39365v2, whole genome shotgun sequence, one region includes:
- the LOC138886485 gene encoding uncharacterized protein isoform X2 has protein sequence MMLAEMVRTCATGQDRRPPVPLVGAMSGRGRGRGRGRGRGVACTAARAVPADPPAAPIHDQVPVMDAPARPAQAPVVPIVIPGLQETLAQILTVCTSLGGRCFNEEPEDSSI, from the coding sequence atggtgaggacatgtgctactggTCAGGACAGAcggccaccagtaccactagttggGGCTATGAGCGGCCGaggtcgcggtcgaggccgtggtagaggCAGGGGTGTAGCttgcacagcagctagggcagtacctgcagatccaccagctgccccaattcatgatcaggtcccagttatggatgctccagcaagaccagctcaggcaccagttgtgcctattgttattccagGTCTTCAAGAGACCTTAGCTCAGATCTTGACTGTGTGCACTAGTCTTGGTGGTCGCTGTTTTAATGAAGaaccagaagattcttcaatttaa
- the LOC104231962 gene encoding uncharacterized protein isoform X1 → MSETGEIFGFGLQGRRKRGILEARTMAELLRERMDGSDRVVRRRKSLTERLGFSGPIACCGSTLCLRPASLSVVDDDDDSEEPLQAPSEAAGVGGQAPPEIESALVCLAHIPAGSGMNLAAALAAERNLRSAQDSSPNQISGPGPNTSPLRPNNNGPGTGQETPFRMSLMRLLEETDGCDAKGEVKEGVGNDTMCCVCMGRKKGAAFIPCGHTYCRVCSRELWLNRGYCPLCNRSIIEILDIY, encoded by the coding sequence ATGAGTGAAACAGGTGAAATCTTTGGGTTTGGGTTgcagggaaggagaaagagaGGGATATTAGAAGCAAGAACAATGGCTGAATTGCTAAGAGAAAGAATGGACGGCAGCGATCGTGTCGTGAGACGACGAAAGAGTCTAACTGAACGGTTAGGATTCTCCGGACCCATTGCATGTTGTGGGTCCACCTTGTGCCTCAGACCAGCTTCGTTAAGTGTGGTTGATGATGATGACGACAGCGAAGAACCACTACAAGCACCGTCGGAGGCGGCGGGAGTGGGAGGCCAAGCGCCGCCGGAAATAGAGTCAGCTTTGGTATGTTTGGCTCATATTCCGGCAGGTTCAGGGATGAACTTGGCGGCGGCGTTAGCGGCGGAGCGTAACTTGAGATCGGCCCAAGATTCAAGCCCAAATCAAATATCAGGCCCAGGACCAAATACAAGCCCGTTGAGACCCAATAACAATGGGCCGGGAACTGGACAAGAAACACCATTTAGGATGTCGTTGATGAGATTATTAGAGGAAACGGACGGCTGCGATGCAAAAGGAGAGGTCAAAGAAGGAGTAGGAAATGATACAATGTGCTGCGTGTGCATGGGAAGGAAAAAAGGGGCAGCGTTCATACCATGTGGACATACATATTGTAGGGTGTGTTCAAGAGAGCTTTGGTTAAATCGAGGGTATTGTCCCCTCTGCAATAGATCCATTATTGAAATTCTCGACATTTACTGA
- the LOC104231962 gene encoding uncharacterized protein isoform X2 — translation MAELLRERMDGSDRVVRRRKSLTERLGFSGPIACCGSTLCLRPASLSVVDDDDDSEEPLQAPSEAAGVGGQAPPEIESALVCLAHIPAGSGMNLAAALAAERNLRSAQDSSPNQISGPGPNTSPLRPNNNGPGTGQETPFRMSLMRLLEETDGCDAKGEVKEGVGNDTMCCVCMGRKKGAAFIPCGHTYCRVCSRELWLNRGYCPLCNRSIIEILDIY, via the coding sequence ATGGCTGAATTGCTAAGAGAAAGAATGGACGGCAGCGATCGTGTCGTGAGACGACGAAAGAGTCTAACTGAACGGTTAGGATTCTCCGGACCCATTGCATGTTGTGGGTCCACCTTGTGCCTCAGACCAGCTTCGTTAAGTGTGGTTGATGATGATGACGACAGCGAAGAACCACTACAAGCACCGTCGGAGGCGGCGGGAGTGGGAGGCCAAGCGCCGCCGGAAATAGAGTCAGCTTTGGTATGTTTGGCTCATATTCCGGCAGGTTCAGGGATGAACTTGGCGGCGGCGTTAGCGGCGGAGCGTAACTTGAGATCGGCCCAAGATTCAAGCCCAAATCAAATATCAGGCCCAGGACCAAATACAAGCCCGTTGAGACCCAATAACAATGGGCCGGGAACTGGACAAGAAACACCATTTAGGATGTCGTTGATGAGATTATTAGAGGAAACGGACGGCTGCGATGCAAAAGGAGAGGTCAAAGAAGGAGTAGGAAATGATACAATGTGCTGCGTGTGCATGGGAAGGAAAAAAGGGGCAGCGTTCATACCATGTGGACATACATATTGTAGGGTGTGTTCAAGAGAGCTTTGGTTAAATCGAGGGTATTGTCCCCTCTGCAATAGATCCATTATTGAAATTCTCGACATTTACTGA